The Ascaphus truei isolate aAscTru1 chromosome 3, aAscTru1.hap1, whole genome shotgun sequence genome includes a region encoding these proteins:
- the MSL3 gene encoding MSL complex subunit 3 isoform X3, whose translation MNSRGMKYKFHKGEKVLCFEPDPTKAKVLYDAKVVDVVGKDDKGRKNPEYLIHFNGWNRSWDRWAAEDHVLRDTDENRRLQRKLARKAVARMLTGVCLLRRRKGRKKRRCRLPGVDSVLKSLPANEKEDNEENSLSSSSDDSEEGTDEEIKSEESDFEDKAEMKEEQDIHSKREMEEKNIVIEIPDILKKKLEEDCYYINKRKRLVKLPCQTNIITILESYVKHFAINAAFSANERFRHHQTTSNVNMNLHYVPPEKNVELCKEMVDGLRITFDFTLPLILLYPYEQTQFKKVTSSKFFLPIKENASLGNRNQEEVSPSPPLLNPPTPQSTDSQPATGEPVTPKRRRTEPDILQCLRRSTRHSTSCDRMSESSASPQPKRRHTETPTSMPKLFLHLEKKTPVHSGSSSPITLTPSKEGSSVFAGFEGRRNNELNEVLSWKLMPENYPQSDQPPPPSYIYGSQHLLRLFVKLPEIMGKMFFADKNLKALVKHFELFLRFLADYHEDFFPESAYVAACEAYYSTKNPRPIY comes from the exons ATGAACTCGCGGGGAATGAAATATAAATTCCACAAAGGGGAGAAAGTGCTCTGTTTCGAACCGGACCCGACCAAGGCCAAAGTGCTGTATGATGCTAAg GTTGTTGATGTTGTCGGAAAAGATGACAAGGGCAGGAAAAATCCTGAATATCTGATCCATTTTAATGGTTGGAACAGAAG CTGGGATAGATGGGCAGCAGAAGACCATGTTCTTCGTGATACTGATGAAAACCGGAGATTACAACGAAAATTGGCAAGAAAAGCTGTGGCTCGCAT GCTCACTGGAGTTTGTCTCCTCAGGAGAAGAAAAGGGAGGAAGAAGAGACGGTGTAGGTTGCCGGGTGTAGACTCGGTTTTAAAAAGCCTTCCTGCTAATGAAAAAGAGGACAATGAGGAAaact CACTAAGCAGTTCATCAGATGACAGCGAGGAAGGGACCGATGAAGAAATAAAAAGTGAAGAAAGTGATTTTGAAGACAAGGCAGAAATG AAAGAAGAACAAGATATTCACTCAAAAAGGGAAATGGAAGAAAAAAATATAGTCATAGAAATTCCTGATATTTTGAAGAAGAAGCTTGAAGAAGATTGCTACTACATAAATAAGAGAAAACGG CTTGTAAAACTGCCATGTCAAACCAACATAATTACTATTCTGGAATCATATGTGAAACACTTTGCAATCAATGCAGCGTTCTCTGCAAATGAACGATTCCGGCACCATCAAACTACTTCAAACGTCAACATGAATCTGCACTACGTTCCACCTGAAAAAAA TGTTGAACTTTGTAAAGAGATGGTGGATGGGCTAAGGATCACATTTGACTTCACCCTACCATTAATTCTTCTCTACCCATATGAGCAAACACAATTTAAGAAGGTGACTTCATCCaagttttttcttcccatcaaaGAAAATGCATCTCTTGGCAACAG aaatCAAGAGGAAGTATCCCCAAGTCCGCCACTTTTAAATCCACCAACGCCTCAATCCACAGACAGCCAGCCTGCCACAGGCGAGCCAGTCACCCCTAAAAGACGCAGAACAGAACCTGACATTTTGCAGTGCTTGAGGCGCTCTACGCGTCACAGCACGAGCTGCGACAGGATGTCCGAGAGTAGCGCTTCTCCACAACCCAAGCGCCGGCACACCGAGACACCCACATCAATGCCAAAACTGTTTCTACACCTGGAAAAAA AAACTCCTGTTCACAGTGGATCTTCCTCACCAATAACTTTAACTCCCAGCAAAGAAGGAAGTTCTGTGTTCGCTGGTTTTGAAGGTCGACGAAATAATGAACTAAATGAG GTGTTGTCTTGGAAACTAATGCCAGAAAATTATCCCCAAAGTGATCAGCCTCCTCCTCCGTCTTATATTTATGGATCACAACATCTACTTCGATTGTTTG TAAAACTTCCAGAAATAATGGGGAAGATGTTCTTTGCAGACAAAAACTTAAAGGCTTTGGTCAAGCACTTTGAGCTTTTTCTAAG ATTTCTTGCGGACTACCATGAAGATTTCTTTCCAGAGTCTGCTTACGTGGCAGCCTGCGAGGCATACTACAGCACCAAAAATCCTCGGCCGATTTACTGA
- the MSL3 gene encoding MSL complex subunit 3 isoform X1 yields MNSRGMKYKFHKGEKVLCFEPDPTKAKVLYDAKVVDVVGKDDKGRKNPEYLIHFNGWNRSWDRWAAEDHVLRDTDENRRLQRKLARKAVARMLTGVCLLRRRKGRKKRRCRLPGVDSVLKSLPANEKEDNEENSLSSSSDDSEEGTDEEIKSEESDFEDKAEMKEEQDIHSKREMEEKNIVIEIPDILKKKLEEDCYYINKRKRLVKLPCQTNIITILESYVKHFAINAAFSANERFRHHQTTSNVNMNLHYVPPEKNVELCKEMVDGLRITFDFTLPLILLYPYEQTQFKKVTSSKFFLPIKENASLGNRNQEEVSPSPPLLNPPTPQSTDSQPATGEPVTPKRRRTEPDILQCLRRSTRHSTSCDRMSESSASPQPKRRHTETPTSMPKLFLHLEKMTFPILTCFSRAETPVHSGSSSPITLTPSKEGSSVFAGFEGRRNNELNEVLSWKLMPENYPQSDQPPPPSYIYGSQHLLRLFVKLPEIMGKMFFADKNLKALVKHFELFLRFLADYHEDFFPESAYVAACEAYYSTKNPRPIY; encoded by the exons ATGAACTCGCGGGGAATGAAATATAAATTCCACAAAGGGGAGAAAGTGCTCTGTTTCGAACCGGACCCGACCAAGGCCAAAGTGCTGTATGATGCTAAg GTTGTTGATGTTGTCGGAAAAGATGACAAGGGCAGGAAAAATCCTGAATATCTGATCCATTTTAATGGTTGGAACAGAAG CTGGGATAGATGGGCAGCAGAAGACCATGTTCTTCGTGATACTGATGAAAACCGGAGATTACAACGAAAATTGGCAAGAAAAGCTGTGGCTCGCAT GCTCACTGGAGTTTGTCTCCTCAGGAGAAGAAAAGGGAGGAAGAAGAGACGGTGTAGGTTGCCGGGTGTAGACTCGGTTTTAAAAAGCCTTCCTGCTAATGAAAAAGAGGACAATGAGGAAaact CACTAAGCAGTTCATCAGATGACAGCGAGGAAGGGACCGATGAAGAAATAAAAAGTGAAGAAAGTGATTTTGAAGACAAGGCAGAAATG AAAGAAGAACAAGATATTCACTCAAAAAGGGAAATGGAAGAAAAAAATATAGTCATAGAAATTCCTGATATTTTGAAGAAGAAGCTTGAAGAAGATTGCTACTACATAAATAAGAGAAAACGG CTTGTAAAACTGCCATGTCAAACCAACATAATTACTATTCTGGAATCATATGTGAAACACTTTGCAATCAATGCAGCGTTCTCTGCAAATGAACGATTCCGGCACCATCAAACTACTTCAAACGTCAACATGAATCTGCACTACGTTCCACCTGAAAAAAA TGTTGAACTTTGTAAAGAGATGGTGGATGGGCTAAGGATCACATTTGACTTCACCCTACCATTAATTCTTCTCTACCCATATGAGCAAACACAATTTAAGAAGGTGACTTCATCCaagttttttcttcccatcaaaGAAAATGCATCTCTTGGCAACAG aaatCAAGAGGAAGTATCCCCAAGTCCGCCACTTTTAAATCCACCAACGCCTCAATCCACAGACAGCCAGCCTGCCACAGGCGAGCCAGTCACCCCTAAAAGACGCAGAACAGAACCTGACATTTTGCAGTGCTTGAGGCGCTCTACGCGTCACAGCACGAGCTGCGACAGGATGTCCGAGAGTAGCGCTTCTCCACAACCCAAGCGCCGGCACACCGAGACACCCACATCAATGCCAAAACTGTTTCTACACCTGGAAAAAA TGACGTTTCCAATTTTAACATGTTTCTCACGTGCAGAAACTCCTGTTCACAGTGGATCTTCCTCACCAATAACTTTAACTCCCAGCAAAGAAGGAAGTTCTGTGTTCGCTGGTTTTGAAGGTCGACGAAATAATGAACTAAATGAG GTGTTGTCTTGGAAACTAATGCCAGAAAATTATCCCCAAAGTGATCAGCCTCCTCCTCCGTCTTATATTTATGGATCACAACATCTACTTCGATTGTTTG TAAAACTTCCAGAAATAATGGGGAAGATGTTCTTTGCAGACAAAAACTTAAAGGCTTTGGTCAAGCACTTTGAGCTTTTTCTAAG ATTTCTTGCGGACTACCATGAAGATTTCTTTCCAGAGTCTGCTTACGTGGCAGCCTGCGAGGCATACTACAGCACCAAAAATCCTCGGCCGATTTACTGA
- the MSL3 gene encoding MSL complex subunit 3 isoform X4: MNSRGMKYKFHKGEKVLCFEPDPTKAKVLYDAKVVDVVGKDDKGRKNPEYLIHFNGWNRSWDRWAAEDHVLRDTDENRRLQRKLARKAVARMRRKGRKKRRCRLPGVDSVLKSLPANEKEDNEENSLSSSSDDSEEGTDEEIKSEESDFEDKAEMKEEQDIHSKREMEEKNIVIEIPDILKKKLEEDCYYINKRKRLVKLPCQTNIITILESYVKHFAINAAFSANERFRHHQTTSNVNMNLHYVPPEKNVELCKEMVDGLRITFDFTLPLILLYPYEQTQFKKVTSSKFFLPIKENASLGNRNQEEVSPSPPLLNPPTPQSTDSQPATGEPVTPKRRRTEPDILQCLRRSTRHSTSCDRMSESSASPQPKRRHTETPTSMPKLFLHLEKKTPVHSGSSSPITLTPSKEGSSVFAGFEGRRNNELNEVLSWKLMPENYPQSDQPPPPSYIYGSQHLLRLFVKLPEIMGKMFFADKNLKALVKHFELFLRFLADYHEDFFPESAYVAACEAYYSTKNPRPIY; this comes from the exons ATGAACTCGCGGGGAATGAAATATAAATTCCACAAAGGGGAGAAAGTGCTCTGTTTCGAACCGGACCCGACCAAGGCCAAAGTGCTGTATGATGCTAAg GTTGTTGATGTTGTCGGAAAAGATGACAAGGGCAGGAAAAATCCTGAATATCTGATCCATTTTAATGGTTGGAACAGAAG CTGGGATAGATGGGCAGCAGAAGACCATGTTCTTCGTGATACTGATGAAAACCGGAGATTACAACGAAAATTGGCAAGAAAAGCTGTGGCTCGCAT GAGAAGAAAAGGGAGGAAGAAGAGACGGTGTAGGTTGCCGGGTGTAGACTCGGTTTTAAAAAGCCTTCCTGCTAATGAAAAAGAGGACAATGAGGAAaact CACTAAGCAGTTCATCAGATGACAGCGAGGAAGGGACCGATGAAGAAATAAAAAGTGAAGAAAGTGATTTTGAAGACAAGGCAGAAATG AAAGAAGAACAAGATATTCACTCAAAAAGGGAAATGGAAGAAAAAAATATAGTCATAGAAATTCCTGATATTTTGAAGAAGAAGCTTGAAGAAGATTGCTACTACATAAATAAGAGAAAACGG CTTGTAAAACTGCCATGTCAAACCAACATAATTACTATTCTGGAATCATATGTGAAACACTTTGCAATCAATGCAGCGTTCTCTGCAAATGAACGATTCCGGCACCATCAAACTACTTCAAACGTCAACATGAATCTGCACTACGTTCCACCTGAAAAAAA TGTTGAACTTTGTAAAGAGATGGTGGATGGGCTAAGGATCACATTTGACTTCACCCTACCATTAATTCTTCTCTACCCATATGAGCAAACACAATTTAAGAAGGTGACTTCATCCaagttttttcttcccatcaaaGAAAATGCATCTCTTGGCAACAG aaatCAAGAGGAAGTATCCCCAAGTCCGCCACTTTTAAATCCACCAACGCCTCAATCCACAGACAGCCAGCCTGCCACAGGCGAGCCAGTCACCCCTAAAAGACGCAGAACAGAACCTGACATTTTGCAGTGCTTGAGGCGCTCTACGCGTCACAGCACGAGCTGCGACAGGATGTCCGAGAGTAGCGCTTCTCCACAACCCAAGCGCCGGCACACCGAGACACCCACATCAATGCCAAAACTGTTTCTACACCTGGAAAAAA AAACTCCTGTTCACAGTGGATCTTCCTCACCAATAACTTTAACTCCCAGCAAAGAAGGAAGTTCTGTGTTCGCTGGTTTTGAAGGTCGACGAAATAATGAACTAAATGAG GTGTTGTCTTGGAAACTAATGCCAGAAAATTATCCCCAAAGTGATCAGCCTCCTCCTCCGTCTTATATTTATGGATCACAACATCTACTTCGATTGTTTG TAAAACTTCCAGAAATAATGGGGAAGATGTTCTTTGCAGACAAAAACTTAAAGGCTTTGGTCAAGCACTTTGAGCTTTTTCTAAG ATTTCTTGCGGACTACCATGAAGATTTCTTTCCAGAGTCTGCTTACGTGGCAGCCTGCGAGGCATACTACAGCACCAAAAATCCTCGGCCGATTTACTGA
- the MSL3 gene encoding MSL complex subunit 3 isoform X7 — protein MMLRRRKGRKKRRCRLPGVDSVLKSLPANEKEDNEENSLSSSSDDSEEGTDEEIKSEESDFEDKAEMKEEQDIHSKREMEEKNIVIEIPDILKKKLEEDCYYINKRKRLVKLPCQTNIITILESYVKHFAINAAFSANERFRHHQTTSNVNMNLHYVPPEKNVELCKEMVDGLRITFDFTLPLILLYPYEQTQFKKVTSSKFFLPIKENASLGNRNQEEVSPSPPLLNPPTPQSTDSQPATGEPVTPKRRRTEPDILQCLRRSTRHSTSCDRMSESSASPQPKRRHTETPTSMPKLFLHLEKMTFPILTCFSRAETPVHSGSSSPITLTPSKEGSSVFAGFEGRRNNELNEVLSWKLMPENYPQSDQPPPPSYIYGSQHLLRLFVKLPEIMGKMFFADKNLKALVKHFELFLRFLADYHEDFFPESAYVAACEAYYSTKNPRPIY, from the exons ATGATGCTAAg GAGAAGAAAAGGGAGGAAGAAGAGACGGTGTAGGTTGCCGGGTGTAGACTCGGTTTTAAAAAGCCTTCCTGCTAATGAAAAAGAGGACAATGAGGAAaact CACTAAGCAGTTCATCAGATGACAGCGAGGAAGGGACCGATGAAGAAATAAAAAGTGAAGAAAGTGATTTTGAAGACAAGGCAGAAATG AAAGAAGAACAAGATATTCACTCAAAAAGGGAAATGGAAGAAAAAAATATAGTCATAGAAATTCCTGATATTTTGAAGAAGAAGCTTGAAGAAGATTGCTACTACATAAATAAGAGAAAACGG CTTGTAAAACTGCCATGTCAAACCAACATAATTACTATTCTGGAATCATATGTGAAACACTTTGCAATCAATGCAGCGTTCTCTGCAAATGAACGATTCCGGCACCATCAAACTACTTCAAACGTCAACATGAATCTGCACTACGTTCCACCTGAAAAAAA TGTTGAACTTTGTAAAGAGATGGTGGATGGGCTAAGGATCACATTTGACTTCACCCTACCATTAATTCTTCTCTACCCATATGAGCAAACACAATTTAAGAAGGTGACTTCATCCaagttttttcttcccatcaaaGAAAATGCATCTCTTGGCAACAG aaatCAAGAGGAAGTATCCCCAAGTCCGCCACTTTTAAATCCACCAACGCCTCAATCCACAGACAGCCAGCCTGCCACAGGCGAGCCAGTCACCCCTAAAAGACGCAGAACAGAACCTGACATTTTGCAGTGCTTGAGGCGCTCTACGCGTCACAGCACGAGCTGCGACAGGATGTCCGAGAGTAGCGCTTCTCCACAACCCAAGCGCCGGCACACCGAGACACCCACATCAATGCCAAAACTGTTTCTACACCTGGAAAAAA TGACGTTTCCAATTTTAACATGTTTCTCACGTGCAGAAACTCCTGTTCACAGTGGATCTTCCTCACCAATAACTTTAACTCCCAGCAAAGAAGGAAGTTCTGTGTTCGCTGGTTTTGAAGGTCGACGAAATAATGAACTAAATGAG GTGTTGTCTTGGAAACTAATGCCAGAAAATTATCCCCAAAGTGATCAGCCTCCTCCTCCGTCTTATATTTATGGATCACAACATCTACTTCGATTGTTTG TAAAACTTCCAGAAATAATGGGGAAGATGTTCTTTGCAGACAAAAACTTAAAGGCTTTGGTCAAGCACTTTGAGCTTTTTCTAAG ATTTCTTGCGGACTACCATGAAGATTTCTTTCCAGAGTCTGCTTACGTGGCAGCCTGCGAGGCATACTACAGCACCAAAAATCCTCGGCCGATTTACTGA
- the MSL3 gene encoding MSL complex subunit 3 isoform X5 — protein sequence MNSRGMKYKFHKGEKVLCFEPDPTKAKVLYDAKVVDVVGKDDKGRKNPEYLIHFNGWNRRLTGVCLLRRRKGRKKRRCRLPGVDSVLKSLPANEKEDNEENSLSSSSDDSEEGTDEEIKSEESDFEDKAEMKEEQDIHSKREMEEKNIVIEIPDILKKKLEEDCYYINKRKRLVKLPCQTNIITILESYVKHFAINAAFSANERFRHHQTTSNVNMNLHYVPPEKNVELCKEMVDGLRITFDFTLPLILLYPYEQTQFKKVTSSKFFLPIKENASLGNRNQEEVSPSPPLLNPPTPQSTDSQPATGEPVTPKRRRTEPDILQCLRRSTRHSTSCDRMSESSASPQPKRRHTETPTSMPKLFLHLEKMTFPILTCFSRAETPVHSGSSSPITLTPSKEGSSVFAGFEGRRNNELNEVLSWKLMPENYPQSDQPPPPSYIYGSQHLLRLFVKLPEIMGKMFFADKNLKALVKHFELFLRFLADYHEDFFPESAYVAACEAYYSTKNPRPIY from the exons ATGAACTCGCGGGGAATGAAATATAAATTCCACAAAGGGGAGAAAGTGCTCTGTTTCGAACCGGACCCGACCAAGGCCAAAGTGCTGTATGATGCTAAg GTTGTTGATGTTGTCGGAAAAGATGACAAGGGCAGGAAAAATCCTGAATATCTGATCCATTTTAATGGTTGGAACAGAAG GCTCACTGGAGTTTGTCTCCTCAGGAGAAGAAAAGGGAGGAAGAAGAGACGGTGTAGGTTGCCGGGTGTAGACTCGGTTTTAAAAAGCCTTCCTGCTAATGAAAAAGAGGACAATGAGGAAaact CACTAAGCAGTTCATCAGATGACAGCGAGGAAGGGACCGATGAAGAAATAAAAAGTGAAGAAAGTGATTTTGAAGACAAGGCAGAAATG AAAGAAGAACAAGATATTCACTCAAAAAGGGAAATGGAAGAAAAAAATATAGTCATAGAAATTCCTGATATTTTGAAGAAGAAGCTTGAAGAAGATTGCTACTACATAAATAAGAGAAAACGG CTTGTAAAACTGCCATGTCAAACCAACATAATTACTATTCTGGAATCATATGTGAAACACTTTGCAATCAATGCAGCGTTCTCTGCAAATGAACGATTCCGGCACCATCAAACTACTTCAAACGTCAACATGAATCTGCACTACGTTCCACCTGAAAAAAA TGTTGAACTTTGTAAAGAGATGGTGGATGGGCTAAGGATCACATTTGACTTCACCCTACCATTAATTCTTCTCTACCCATATGAGCAAACACAATTTAAGAAGGTGACTTCATCCaagttttttcttcccatcaaaGAAAATGCATCTCTTGGCAACAG aaatCAAGAGGAAGTATCCCCAAGTCCGCCACTTTTAAATCCACCAACGCCTCAATCCACAGACAGCCAGCCTGCCACAGGCGAGCCAGTCACCCCTAAAAGACGCAGAACAGAACCTGACATTTTGCAGTGCTTGAGGCGCTCTACGCGTCACAGCACGAGCTGCGACAGGATGTCCGAGAGTAGCGCTTCTCCACAACCCAAGCGCCGGCACACCGAGACACCCACATCAATGCCAAAACTGTTTCTACACCTGGAAAAAA TGACGTTTCCAATTTTAACATGTTTCTCACGTGCAGAAACTCCTGTTCACAGTGGATCTTCCTCACCAATAACTTTAACTCCCAGCAAAGAAGGAAGTTCTGTGTTCGCTGGTTTTGAAGGTCGACGAAATAATGAACTAAATGAG GTGTTGTCTTGGAAACTAATGCCAGAAAATTATCCCCAAAGTGATCAGCCTCCTCCTCCGTCTTATATTTATGGATCACAACATCTACTTCGATTGTTTG TAAAACTTCCAGAAATAATGGGGAAGATGTTCTTTGCAGACAAAAACTTAAAGGCTTTGGTCAAGCACTTTGAGCTTTTTCTAAG ATTTCTTGCGGACTACCATGAAGATTTCTTTCCAGAGTCTGCTTACGTGGCAGCCTGCGAGGCATACTACAGCACCAAAAATCCTCGGCCGATTTACTGA
- the MSL3 gene encoding MSL complex subunit 3 isoform X2 produces the protein MNSRGMKYKFHKGEKVLCFEPDPTKAKVLYDAKVVDVVGKDDKGRKNPEYLIHFNGWNRSWDRWAAEDHVLRDTDENRRLQRKLARKAVARMRRKGRKKRRCRLPGVDSVLKSLPANEKEDNEENSLSSSSDDSEEGTDEEIKSEESDFEDKAEMKEEQDIHSKREMEEKNIVIEIPDILKKKLEEDCYYINKRKRLVKLPCQTNIITILESYVKHFAINAAFSANERFRHHQTTSNVNMNLHYVPPEKNVELCKEMVDGLRITFDFTLPLILLYPYEQTQFKKVTSSKFFLPIKENASLGNRNQEEVSPSPPLLNPPTPQSTDSQPATGEPVTPKRRRTEPDILQCLRRSTRHSTSCDRMSESSASPQPKRRHTETPTSMPKLFLHLEKMTFPILTCFSRAETPVHSGSSSPITLTPSKEGSSVFAGFEGRRNNELNEVLSWKLMPENYPQSDQPPPPSYIYGSQHLLRLFVKLPEIMGKMFFADKNLKALVKHFELFLRFLADYHEDFFPESAYVAACEAYYSTKNPRPIY, from the exons ATGAACTCGCGGGGAATGAAATATAAATTCCACAAAGGGGAGAAAGTGCTCTGTTTCGAACCGGACCCGACCAAGGCCAAAGTGCTGTATGATGCTAAg GTTGTTGATGTTGTCGGAAAAGATGACAAGGGCAGGAAAAATCCTGAATATCTGATCCATTTTAATGGTTGGAACAGAAG CTGGGATAGATGGGCAGCAGAAGACCATGTTCTTCGTGATACTGATGAAAACCGGAGATTACAACGAAAATTGGCAAGAAAAGCTGTGGCTCGCAT GAGAAGAAAAGGGAGGAAGAAGAGACGGTGTAGGTTGCCGGGTGTAGACTCGGTTTTAAAAAGCCTTCCTGCTAATGAAAAAGAGGACAATGAGGAAaact CACTAAGCAGTTCATCAGATGACAGCGAGGAAGGGACCGATGAAGAAATAAAAAGTGAAGAAAGTGATTTTGAAGACAAGGCAGAAATG AAAGAAGAACAAGATATTCACTCAAAAAGGGAAATGGAAGAAAAAAATATAGTCATAGAAATTCCTGATATTTTGAAGAAGAAGCTTGAAGAAGATTGCTACTACATAAATAAGAGAAAACGG CTTGTAAAACTGCCATGTCAAACCAACATAATTACTATTCTGGAATCATATGTGAAACACTTTGCAATCAATGCAGCGTTCTCTGCAAATGAACGATTCCGGCACCATCAAACTACTTCAAACGTCAACATGAATCTGCACTACGTTCCACCTGAAAAAAA TGTTGAACTTTGTAAAGAGATGGTGGATGGGCTAAGGATCACATTTGACTTCACCCTACCATTAATTCTTCTCTACCCATATGAGCAAACACAATTTAAGAAGGTGACTTCATCCaagttttttcttcccatcaaaGAAAATGCATCTCTTGGCAACAG aaatCAAGAGGAAGTATCCCCAAGTCCGCCACTTTTAAATCCACCAACGCCTCAATCCACAGACAGCCAGCCTGCCACAGGCGAGCCAGTCACCCCTAAAAGACGCAGAACAGAACCTGACATTTTGCAGTGCTTGAGGCGCTCTACGCGTCACAGCACGAGCTGCGACAGGATGTCCGAGAGTAGCGCTTCTCCACAACCCAAGCGCCGGCACACCGAGACACCCACATCAATGCCAAAACTGTTTCTACACCTGGAAAAAA TGACGTTTCCAATTTTAACATGTTTCTCACGTGCAGAAACTCCTGTTCACAGTGGATCTTCCTCACCAATAACTTTAACTCCCAGCAAAGAAGGAAGTTCTGTGTTCGCTGGTTTTGAAGGTCGACGAAATAATGAACTAAATGAG GTGTTGTCTTGGAAACTAATGCCAGAAAATTATCCCCAAAGTGATCAGCCTCCTCCTCCGTCTTATATTTATGGATCACAACATCTACTTCGATTGTTTG TAAAACTTCCAGAAATAATGGGGAAGATGTTCTTTGCAGACAAAAACTTAAAGGCTTTGGTCAAGCACTTTGAGCTTTTTCTAAG ATTTCTTGCGGACTACCATGAAGATTTCTTTCCAGAGTCTGCTTACGTGGCAGCCTGCGAGGCATACTACAGCACCAAAAATCCTCGGCCGATTTACTGA
- the MSL3 gene encoding MSL complex subunit 3 isoform X6, translating to MNSRGMKYKFHKGEKVLCFEPDPTKAKVLYDAKVVDVVGKDDKGRKNPEYLIHFNGWNRRRRKGRKKRRCRLPGVDSVLKSLPANEKEDNEENSLSSSSDDSEEGTDEEIKSEESDFEDKAEMKEEQDIHSKREMEEKNIVIEIPDILKKKLEEDCYYINKRKRLVKLPCQTNIITILESYVKHFAINAAFSANERFRHHQTTSNVNMNLHYVPPEKNVELCKEMVDGLRITFDFTLPLILLYPYEQTQFKKVTSSKFFLPIKENASLGNRNQEEVSPSPPLLNPPTPQSTDSQPATGEPVTPKRRRTEPDILQCLRRSTRHSTSCDRMSESSASPQPKRRHTETPTSMPKLFLHLEKMTFPILTCFSRAETPVHSGSSSPITLTPSKEGSSVFAGFEGRRNNELNEVLSWKLMPENYPQSDQPPPPSYIYGSQHLLRLFVKLPEIMGKMFFADKNLKALVKHFELFLRFLADYHEDFFPESAYVAACEAYYSTKNPRPIY from the exons ATGAACTCGCGGGGAATGAAATATAAATTCCACAAAGGGGAGAAAGTGCTCTGTTTCGAACCGGACCCGACCAAGGCCAAAGTGCTGTATGATGCTAAg GTTGTTGATGTTGTCGGAAAAGATGACAAGGGCAGGAAAAATCCTGAATATCTGATCCATTTTAATGGTTGGAACAGAAG GAGAAGAAAAGGGAGGAAGAAGAGACGGTGTAGGTTGCCGGGTGTAGACTCGGTTTTAAAAAGCCTTCCTGCTAATGAAAAAGAGGACAATGAGGAAaact CACTAAGCAGTTCATCAGATGACAGCGAGGAAGGGACCGATGAAGAAATAAAAAGTGAAGAAAGTGATTTTGAAGACAAGGCAGAAATG AAAGAAGAACAAGATATTCACTCAAAAAGGGAAATGGAAGAAAAAAATATAGTCATAGAAATTCCTGATATTTTGAAGAAGAAGCTTGAAGAAGATTGCTACTACATAAATAAGAGAAAACGG CTTGTAAAACTGCCATGTCAAACCAACATAATTACTATTCTGGAATCATATGTGAAACACTTTGCAATCAATGCAGCGTTCTCTGCAAATGAACGATTCCGGCACCATCAAACTACTTCAAACGTCAACATGAATCTGCACTACGTTCCACCTGAAAAAAA TGTTGAACTTTGTAAAGAGATGGTGGATGGGCTAAGGATCACATTTGACTTCACCCTACCATTAATTCTTCTCTACCCATATGAGCAAACACAATTTAAGAAGGTGACTTCATCCaagttttttcttcccatcaaaGAAAATGCATCTCTTGGCAACAG aaatCAAGAGGAAGTATCCCCAAGTCCGCCACTTTTAAATCCACCAACGCCTCAATCCACAGACAGCCAGCCTGCCACAGGCGAGCCAGTCACCCCTAAAAGACGCAGAACAGAACCTGACATTTTGCAGTGCTTGAGGCGCTCTACGCGTCACAGCACGAGCTGCGACAGGATGTCCGAGAGTAGCGCTTCTCCACAACCCAAGCGCCGGCACACCGAGACACCCACATCAATGCCAAAACTGTTTCTACACCTGGAAAAAA TGACGTTTCCAATTTTAACATGTTTCTCACGTGCAGAAACTCCTGTTCACAGTGGATCTTCCTCACCAATAACTTTAACTCCCAGCAAAGAAGGAAGTTCTGTGTTCGCTGGTTTTGAAGGTCGACGAAATAATGAACTAAATGAG GTGTTGTCTTGGAAACTAATGCCAGAAAATTATCCCCAAAGTGATCAGCCTCCTCCTCCGTCTTATATTTATGGATCACAACATCTACTTCGATTGTTTG TAAAACTTCCAGAAATAATGGGGAAGATGTTCTTTGCAGACAAAAACTTAAAGGCTTTGGTCAAGCACTTTGAGCTTTTTCTAAG ATTTCTTGCGGACTACCATGAAGATTTCTTTCCAGAGTCTGCTTACGTGGCAGCCTGCGAGGCATACTACAGCACCAAAAATCCTCGGCCGATTTACTGA